One Brevibacterium spongiae DNA segment encodes these proteins:
- a CDS encoding MarR family winged helix-turn-helix transcriptional regulator, whose translation MDEVDRIVAAWRRERPDLDVSPMEILSRVSRLARQLDLARKSSFSDYGIEGWAFDVLSALRRSGEPYQLSPSTLLQETLVTSGTMTNRIDRLVARGWVERRPDPGDRRGVLVHLTESGRATVDSALADLLVKEHEILDGLTAAGRRNLASLLRELSTGFDGDED comes from the coding sequence ATGGACGAAGTGGATCGCATAGTCGCAGCCTGGCGGCGTGAGCGCCCGGATCTCGACGTCTCCCCGATGGAGATCCTCTCTCGCGTGTCACGCCTGGCCAGGCAGTTGGATCTGGCCCGCAAGTCGAGCTTCTCCGATTACGGCATCGAAGGATGGGCCTTCGACGTCCTCTCCGCTCTGCGCCGCTCGGGTGAGCCCTACCAGCTCTCCCCCTCGACTCTCCTGCAGGAGACACTGGTCACCAGCGGCACGATGACCAATCGCATCGACCGCCTCGTCGCCCGCGGCTGGGTCGAACGCCGACCGGATCCCGGCGACCGTCGTGGTGTGCTCGTCCATCTGACCGAGAGTGGCCGTGCCACAGTCGACTCGGCACTGGCCGATCTGCTCGTGAAGGAACACGAGATCCTCGACGGGCTCACCGCCGCCGGACGCCGCAACCTCGCCTC
- the sucC gene encoding ADP-forming succinate--CoA ligase subunit beta has protein sequence MDLFEYQARDLFEKHGVPVLKAQVATTPEEAKKAAEDLGGGVVVVKSQVKIGGRGKAGGVKVAKNPDEAEARAKDILGLDIKGHITEKVMIAEGADIAEEYYFSVLLDRSNRTYLAMCSKEGGMEIEQLAVERPEALAKIPVSAIDGINDAKAAEIAEAAGFDADTAAKIAPVLTSLWTVFEKEDATLVEVNPLVKTGAGDIIALDGKVSLDDNADFRQKEHEELRDISAENPLELKAKKLDLNYVKLDGEVGIIGNGAGLVMSTLDVVAYAGENHSGVKPANFLDIGGGASAEVMANGLDVILGDDQVKSVFVNVFGGITACDAVADGIVKALEILGDQATKPLVVRLDGNNVEEGRAILEKAAHPLVTLTDTMDGGADKAAELAAAK, from the coding sequence GTGGATCTTTTCGAGTATCAAGCACGTGACCTGTTCGAGAAGCACGGAGTGCCCGTGCTCAAGGCTCAGGTCGCGACGACACCAGAAGAAGCGAAGAAGGCAGCCGAGGATCTCGGCGGCGGAGTTGTCGTCGTCAAGTCTCAGGTGAAGATCGGCGGCCGCGGAAAGGCCGGCGGTGTCAAGGTCGCGAAGAACCCTGACGAGGCAGAAGCCCGCGCCAAGGACATCCTCGGACTCGACATCAAGGGCCACATCACCGAAAAGGTGATGATCGCCGAAGGTGCCGACATCGCGGAGGAGTACTACTTCTCCGTCCTCCTCGACCGCTCCAACCGCACCTATCTGGCCATGTGCTCGAAGGAAGGCGGCATGGAGATCGAGCAGCTGGCCGTGGAACGCCCGGAAGCGCTCGCCAAGATCCCCGTTTCGGCCATCGACGGCATCAACGATGCCAAGGCTGCCGAAATCGCCGAGGCGGCCGGCTTCGACGCCGACACCGCCGCGAAGATCGCCCCCGTCCTGACAAGCCTGTGGACCGTGTTCGAGAAGGAAGACGCGACACTCGTCGAGGTCAACCCGCTGGTCAAGACGGGTGCCGGTGACATCATCGCCCTCGACGGCAAGGTCTCTCTCGACGACAACGCCGACTTCCGCCAGAAGGAGCATGAGGAGCTGCGCGACATCAGCGCAGAGAACCCGCTCGAACTCAAGGCCAAGAAGCTCGACCTCAACTACGTCAAGCTCGACGGCGAGGTCGGAATCATCGGCAACGGTGCGGGTCTGGTCATGTCGACCCTCGACGTCGTCGCCTACGCCGGTGAGAACCACAGCGGCGTCAAGCCCGCGAACTTCCTCGACATCGGAGGCGGCGCCTCGGCCGAGGTCATGGCCAACGGACTCGACGTCATCCTCGGCGATGATCAGGTGAAGTCCGTCTTTGTCAACGTCTTCGGCGGAATCACCGCCTGCGACGCAGTGGCCGACGGCATCGTCAAGGCCCTCGAGATCCTCGGCGATCAGGCGACCAAGCCGCTCGTCGTCCGCCTCGACGGCAACAATGTGGAAGAGGGCCGCGCCATCCTCGAAAAGGCCGCGCACCCGCTCGTCACGCTCACTGACACGATGGACGGTGGAGCCGACAAGGCCGCCGAACTGGCTGCTGCCAAGTAA